Proteins from a genomic interval of Streptomyces sp. NBC_01445:
- a CDS encoding YoaK family protein has product MSEASVPPAAPASAPRRSTLPAALTVLTVVSGFVDAVSYLGLGHVFAANMTGNVVVIGFAAAGAPGFSVLGSLTSLGAFLAGAVCAGRLTGVFAGRARETWVRSVFVTEAVLLAVATAVAFAWPGAATCALIAVLAWAMGLRNATVRKLAVPDMTTTVLTMTLTGLASESSLAGGTDPRAGRRIVSLVAMLVGAALGALLVLHHGLGWPLLVGTLLVAAAAVGYREPAADGDDLRSA; this is encoded by the coding sequence GTGAGTGAAGCCAGCGTTCCACCCGCGGCGCCCGCGTCCGCGCCGCGCAGGTCCACCCTCCCCGCGGCCCTCACGGTCCTCACGGTCGTGAGCGGCTTCGTCGACGCGGTCAGCTATCTGGGCCTCGGCCACGTCTTCGCGGCGAACATGACCGGCAATGTCGTCGTCATCGGCTTCGCCGCCGCGGGCGCTCCCGGGTTCTCCGTGCTCGGGTCGCTCACCTCCCTCGGCGCGTTCCTCGCGGGGGCCGTGTGCGCCGGGCGGCTCACCGGGGTGTTCGCCGGGCGGGCACGGGAGACCTGGGTGCGGTCGGTGTTCGTCACCGAGGCGGTCCTGCTCGCCGTGGCGACGGCCGTCGCGTTCGCCTGGCCGGGCGCGGCCACGTGCGCGCTCATCGCGGTCCTCGCATGGGCCATGGGGCTGCGCAACGCGACGGTCCGCAAACTCGCGGTCCCGGACATGACCACGACGGTCCTCACGATGACGCTGACCGGGCTCGCCTCGGAGTCCTCGCTCGCGGGCGGCACCGACCCGCGGGCGGGGCGCCGGATCGTCTCCCTGGTGGCCATGCTGGTGGGCGCCGCGCTCGGCGCGCTGCTCGTGCTGCACCACGGCCTCGGCTGGCCGCTTCTCGTCGGCACCCTGCTCGTGGCGGCCGCCGCGGTCGGATATCGCGAACCGGCCGCCGACGGGGACGACCTCCGATCGGCCTAG
- a CDS encoding HoxN/HupN/NixA family nickel/cobalt transporter, translating into MALPVKSPATGRDAFHWRREDTVRTAGLLAVIAALHVVAFGVLFLLVVPEHYEVGSKAFGIGLGVTAYTLGMRHAFDADHIAAIDNTTRKLMADGKRPVSVGFWFALGHSSVVVVLAALIAGGTQLAGRIMNEGSATHQTLGVMGTTISGSFLYLIAALNLVALVGILRVFRAMRAGSYDEAELEQHLDSRGFMNRVLGRFTKSITRPGQMYPLGFLFGLGFDTATEVTLMVMAGSGAAAGLPWYAILCLPLLFAAGMSLFDTLDGTFMNFAYQWAFSNPVRKVFYNLAITGLSIAVAFLIGTIELVGVLHDKLDLRDSVTGWIAGLDLDNVGFIIVGLFVVVWAAAIGYWRLAKVEQRWAVRT; encoded by the coding sequence ATGGCCCTGCCCGTAAAGTCCCCGGCGACCGGACGCGACGCGTTCCACTGGCGGCGCGAGGACACCGTCCGCACCGCCGGGCTCCTCGCGGTGATCGCCGCACTCCATGTCGTCGCGTTCGGCGTGCTGTTCCTGCTCGTCGTGCCGGAGCACTACGAGGTGGGGTCGAAGGCCTTCGGCATCGGCCTCGGCGTCACCGCGTACACCCTGGGGATGCGGCACGCGTTCGACGCGGACCACATCGCCGCGATCGACAACACCACCCGCAAACTGATGGCCGACGGCAAGCGCCCGGTGTCGGTGGGGTTCTGGTTCGCGCTCGGCCACTCCAGCGTCGTGGTCGTGCTCGCCGCGCTGATCGCCGGAGGCACCCAGCTCGCCGGGCGGATCATGAACGAGGGGTCCGCCACCCATCAGACGCTCGGCGTCATGGGCACCACCATCTCCGGGTCCTTCCTCTACCTCATCGCGGCGCTCAACCTCGTCGCCCTGGTGGGGATCCTGCGGGTGTTCCGGGCGATGCGCGCGGGCTCGTACGACGAGGCGGAGCTCGAACAGCACCTGGATTCACGGGGGTTCATGAACCGGGTCCTCGGCCGGTTCACCAAGTCCATCACCCGCCCGGGCCAGATGTACCCGCTCGGCTTCCTCTTCGGCCTCGGCTTCGACACGGCGACCGAGGTCACGCTGATGGTGATGGCGGGCAGCGGCGCGGCGGCCGGACTGCCCTGGTACGCGATCCTGTGCCTGCCGCTCCTGTTCGCCGCCGGTATGAGCCTGTTCGACACCCTGGACGGGACGTTCATGAACTTCGCGTACCAGTGGGCGTTCTCGAACCCGGTGCGCAAGGTGTTCTACAACCTGGCCATCACCGGCCTGTCGATCGCCGTCGCGTTCCTGATCGGCACCATCGAGCTCGTGGGCGTCCTGCACGACAAGCTCGACCTGCGGGACTCGGTGACCGGCTGGATAGCGGGGCTCGACCTGGACAACGTCGGGTTCATCATCGTGGGCCTGTTCGTCGTCGTCTGGGCGGCCGCCATCGGGTACTGGCGGCTGGCGAAGGTCGAGCAACGGTGGGCCGTGCGGACCTGA
- a CDS encoding ArsR/SmtB family transcription factor has product MHLVPAERADRRTIDGHRVCEAIAAIGEPGHVRAWADRFSLLADPRRLALLLALYRAGPLAVSDLAVATGMNDPAVSQALRLLRAAGVVEGEKEGRIVRYRVVDAATADLLEHCATDGAH; this is encoded by the coding sequence ATGCATCTCGTCCCTGCCGAGCGCGCCGACCGCCGCACGATCGACGGCCACCGGGTCTGCGAAGCCATCGCCGCCATCGGTGAGCCAGGACATGTCCGCGCCTGGGCCGACCGGTTCTCCCTGCTCGCCGATCCCCGCCGCCTCGCGCTGCTCCTCGCGCTGTACCGGGCGGGGCCGCTGGCCGTGTCGGATCTCGCCGTCGCGACGGGCATGAACGACCCGGCGGTCTCGCAGGCGCTGCGGCTGCTGCGCGCGGCCGGAGTGGTCGAGGGGGAGAAGGAGGGCAGGATCGTGCGTTACCGCGTCGTCGACGCGGCGACCGCGGACCTTCTCGAGCACTGCGCGACGGACGGCGCGCACTGA
- a CDS encoding RNA-guided endonuclease InsQ/TnpB family protein: protein MKLVVRVKLLPTPVQAAALEATLHACNQAATWAAEVAFEENARRPLELRKHTYAEIRARWQLGAQAAQHAIKKTCDAYTTLKANLRNGRYGRPGTKRHTRASGKPVVFRPQAAQPYDDRMLSWQHQARTVSIWSMAGRLKGVAFTGQAGQLEVLAAHRQGESDLVCQGGKWFLIATCEIAEAATNAHPVGFLGVDLGIVNIAVTSDGARHCGRRVNRKRERDRKLRSKLQKKHTKSAKRRAKRHAGKEARRAKDINHKISKRIVAEAERTGRGIALETLTGIRERARLRKPQRTTLHSWPFAQLGSFIGYKAKRAGVPVVYVDPAYTSQECSQCHHTARGNRPSQARFACRSCGFVEHADYNASHNIAHRGWYVWVCGAQSTAPELTLIA, encoded by the coding sequence GTGAAGCTGGTGGTGCGGGTGAAGCTGCTGCCGACGCCCGTACAGGCGGCGGCACTTGAGGCCACCCTGCACGCCTGCAACCAAGCGGCGACCTGGGCGGCCGAGGTTGCATTCGAGGAGAACGCGCGACGTCCACTGGAGCTCCGCAAGCACACCTACGCCGAGATCCGGGCCAGGTGGCAACTGGGCGCGCAGGCCGCCCAGCACGCCATCAAGAAGACCTGCGATGCCTACACCACCTTGAAGGCGAACCTGCGCAACGGTCGTTACGGGCGGCCCGGGACCAAGCGGCACACTCGCGCCTCGGGCAAGCCAGTCGTCTTCCGGCCCCAGGCGGCGCAGCCTTACGACGACCGGATGCTGTCCTGGCAGCACCAGGCACGCACGGTATCGATCTGGTCCATGGCGGGCCGGCTGAAGGGCGTGGCGTTCACCGGGCAGGCCGGGCAGCTGGAGGTCCTGGCTGCGCACCGCCAGGGTGAGTCCGACCTGGTGTGCCAGGGCGGGAAGTGGTTCTTGATCGCGACCTGCGAGATCGCCGAAGCCGCCACGAACGCCCACCCGGTCGGGTTCCTCGGGGTGGACCTGGGGATCGTGAACATCGCGGTCACCTCCGACGGGGCCCGACACTGCGGTCGCCGCGTCAACCGCAAGCGGGAACGGGATCGCAAGCTGCGTTCCAAGCTGCAGAAGAAGCACACCAAGTCCGCCAAGCGGCGGGCGAAGAGGCATGCGGGCAAGGAAGCCCGGCGCGCCAAGGACATCAACCACAAGATCAGCAAGCGGATCGTGGCGGAGGCTGAACGCACCGGTCGCGGGATCGCCCTGGAGACACTCACGGGCATCCGCGAGCGGGCACGGCTGAGAAAGCCCCAACGCACCACGCTCCACTCCTGGCCCTTCGCCCAGCTCGGCTCGTTCATCGGCTACAAGGCGAAGCGGGCCGGGGTGCCGGTCGTCTACGTCGATCCGGCATACACCAGCCAGGAATGCTCCCAGTGCCATCACACCGCACGCGGCAACCGGCCCTCCCAGGCCCGGTTCGCGTGCAGGTCCTGCGGCTTCGTTGAGCACGCGGACTACAACGCGTCCCACAACATCGCCCACCGCGGGTGGTACGTGTGGGTCTGCGGGGCTCAGTCAACGGCCCCCGAACTCACCCTCATAGCGTGA
- a CDS encoding inorganic diphosphatase, which produces MDNEVRHTDAAHGTDAVHAFDVTVEIPQGSRNKYEMDHSVGRIRLDRMLFTSTQYPADYGYIEDTLGRDGDPLDALVLVGDPTFPGCTVECRAIGMFVMRDEKGMDEKVLCVPAHDPRHTSVQDIEDIPEFDRLEITHFFEVYKDLEPGKSAEGSHWEGRDLTYAEIAAARRRANGQRESTARS; this is translated from the coding sequence TTGGACAACGAGGTCCGACACACCGACGCAGCCCACGGCACCGACGCGGTCCACGCGTTCGACGTCACCGTGGAGATCCCCCAAGGCTCCCGCAACAAGTACGAGATGGACCATTCCGTCGGCCGGATCAGGCTCGACCGGATGCTGTTCACCTCCACCCAGTACCCCGCGGACTACGGATACATCGAGGACACGCTCGGGCGCGACGGCGATCCGCTCGACGCGCTCGTCCTGGTGGGCGATCCGACGTTCCCCGGCTGCACCGTCGAGTGCCGCGCGATCGGCATGTTCGTGATGCGGGACGAGAAGGGCATGGACGAGAAGGTCCTGTGCGTGCCCGCGCACGATCCGCGCCATACCTCCGTGCAGGACATCGAGGACATCCCCGAGTTCGACCGCCTGGAGATCACGCACTTCTTCGAGGTCTACAAGGACCTGGAGCCCGGCAAGTCCGCCGAGGGCTCGCACTGGGAGGGGCGCGACCTCACGTACGCGGAGATCGCCGCCGCGCGCCGCCGGGCCAACGGCCAACGGGAGTCAACTGCCCGGTCATGA
- a CDS encoding GNAT family N-acetyltransferase has protein sequence MTSSITTAGSTGNGGTVRVRRATARDAKRLTRLVRTSRAYEAPYASMVAGYRVGPDYIEAHRVFVAVGADDLVLGFYALTLVPPELDLMFVADAAQGLGIGRLLVSHMKDEARAAGLTSVRVVSHPPAEGFYRSVGAVPTGTAAANPPAVMWDRPELEFPIG, from the coding sequence ATGACTTCGAGCATTACCACCGCGGGAAGCACGGGGAACGGCGGGACGGTCCGGGTGCGCCGGGCGACCGCCCGTGACGCCAAGCGGCTGACCCGGCTCGTCCGCACGTCGCGCGCCTACGAGGCCCCGTACGCGTCGATGGTGGCCGGCTACCGGGTGGGGCCCGACTACATCGAGGCCCATCGCGTCTTCGTCGCGGTCGGCGCCGATGACCTGGTGCTCGGTTTCTACGCGCTCACGCTGGTGCCTCCGGAGCTCGACCTGATGTTCGTCGCCGACGCGGCGCAGGGACTCGGCATCGGCCGGCTGCTCGTCAGCCATATGAAGGACGAGGCGCGCGCGGCGGGACTCACCTCGGTCCGCGTGGTCTCGCACCCGCCCGCCGAGGGCTTCTACCGCAGCGTGGGGGCCGTACCCACCGGCACGGCCGCCGCCAACCCGCCGGCCGTGATGTGGGACAGGCCCGAATTGGAGTTCCCGATAGGCTGA
- the rho gene encoding transcription termination factor Rho, with the protein MTTTLEPPTTTKAFTTQPKEVAVQAAGVLDTSGNGPGFLRLADLLPTSHDVQVPTALIRRLGLRKGDLIQGTCGRLRVLAAVERVNGRPVQELRGRPEFGELTPLHPRQRLRLETAKGGVTPRVVDLFTPIGKGQRGLIVAPPKTGKTVLLQQLAASVATNHPEAHLMVVLLDERPEEVTDMRRSVRGEVFASTFDQPAKAHIALAELAVERAKRLVEDGRDVVILLDSLTRLCRAHNNTASSGGRTLSGGVDASALIGPKRFFGSARLAEEGGSLTILATALVDTGSRADDYFFEELKSTGNMEIRLDRSLAERRIHPAVDLTQSGTRREELLLPEAELAVVRGLRRALQSRDGHAGLETLVERIRQTPDNATFLRQVQSTVPTA; encoded by the coding sequence ATGACCACCACACTCGAACCCCCCACCACCACAAAGGCGTTCACGACGCAGCCGAAGGAGGTCGCGGTCCAGGCCGCGGGCGTCCTCGACACCTCGGGCAACGGGCCCGGGTTCCTGCGCCTCGCCGACCTCCTGCCGACGTCGCACGACGTCCAGGTTCCGACCGCCCTGATCCGCCGACTCGGCCTGCGCAAGGGCGACTTGATCCAGGGGACGTGCGGCAGGCTGCGTGTCCTCGCCGCGGTCGAGCGCGTCAACGGGCGCCCCGTCCAGGAGCTGCGCGGGCGGCCCGAGTTCGGTGAGCTCACTCCCCTGCACCCGCGGCAGCGCCTGCGTCTCGAAACCGCGAAGGGCGGCGTGACGCCCCGCGTCGTCGACCTGTTCACCCCCATCGGCAAGGGGCAGCGCGGGCTGATCGTGGCGCCGCCCAAGACCGGCAAGACGGTGCTGCTCCAGCAGCTCGCCGCGTCCGTCGCCACGAACCACCCCGAGGCCCATCTGATGGTGGTGCTCCTCGACGAACGGCCGGAGGAGGTCACCGACATGCGGCGCTCGGTGCGCGGCGAGGTCTTCGCCTCGACCTTCGACCAGCCCGCGAAGGCGCATATCGCGCTGGCCGAACTCGCCGTCGAGCGCGCCAAGCGGCTCGTCGAGGACGGCCGTGACGTCGTCATCCTCCTGGACTCCCTGACGCGCCTGTGCCGCGCCCACAACAACACGGCCTCGTCCGGCGGCCGTACGCTCAGCGGCGGTGTCGACGCCTCCGCGCTGATCGGCCCCAAGCGGTTCTTCGGCTCGGCGAGGCTCGCCGAGGAGGGCGGCTCGCTCACCATCCTCGCCACCGCGCTCGTCGACACCGGCTCCCGCGCCGACGACTACTTCTTCGAGGAGCTCAAGAGCACGGGCAACATGGAGATCCGTCTCGACCGCAGCCTCGCCGAGCGCCGGATCCACCCCGCCGTCGACCTCACCCAGTCCGGCACCCGTCGCGAGGAACTCCTCCTGCCTGAGGCCGAGTTGGCGGTCGTGCGCGGTCTGCGGCGGGCACTTCAGTCGCGGGACGGACACGCGGGGCTCGAGACGCTCGTCGAGCGGATCCGGCAGACACCGGACAACGCGACGTTCCTGCGGCAGGTGCAGTCCACCGTTCCCACCGCGTGA
- a CDS encoding class I SAM-dependent methyltransferase, with product MFAPEGPTVRELAVQALSSVEHGYDLLAPKFDRTPFRTPRSVLAPVTRALRRMGPFERGLDLCCGTGAGFGVLRQVCRERPVGVDISAGMLTAGRAAHTSGADLVRADALALPFGPAFDLVVCFGAFGHFLARQRPALFAQVHSVLRPGGRFAFPVPAPARPGSRGYWSMLAFDGAMRVRNALWRPPFVMYYRGFRLGDVRSELVAAGFDVELQALPELGERSDGSPRCRLLVATKTGAPR from the coding sequence ATGTTCGCACCCGAAGGCCCCACCGTCCGCGAGCTCGCCGTCCAGGCGCTGTCCTCCGTCGAGCACGGCTACGACCTGCTCGCCCCCAAGTTCGACCGCACGCCGTTCCGCACGCCCCGGTCGGTCCTCGCACCGGTCACCCGTGCCCTGCGCCGCATGGGCCCCTTCGAGCGCGGACTCGACCTGTGCTGCGGGACCGGCGCGGGGTTCGGCGTGCTGCGGCAGGTGTGCCGCGAGCGGCCCGTCGGGGTCGACATCAGCGCGGGCATGCTCACGGCGGGCCGCGCGGCCCACACGAGCGGCGCGGACCTGGTGCGCGCCGACGCCCTCGCGCTGCCCTTCGGGCCGGCCTTCGACCTGGTCGTCTGCTTCGGGGCGTTCGGCCACTTCCTGGCACGGCAGCGGCCCGCGCTGTTCGCCCAGGTCCACTCCGTGCTGAGGCCGGGCGGACGCTTCGCGTTCCCGGTGCCGGCTCCCGCGCGGCCCGGCTCCCGCGGCTACTGGTCGATGCTGGCCTTCGACGGCGCGATGCGGGTCCGCAACGCGCTGTGGCGGCCACCCTTCGTCATGTACTACCGCGGCTTCCGCCTCGGCGATGTACGGAGCGAGCTGGTCGCTGCCGGTTTCGACGTGGAGCTCCAGGCGCTGCCCGAACTCGGTGAGCGCTCCGACGGCAGCCCCCGGTGCCGCCTCCTGGTGGCCACGAAGACCGGCGCGCCCCGCTAA
- a CDS encoding DUF4440 domain-containing protein: MPESAVSARPALARPGAAPGDVAAVWSVVTGMYEAYATGDRAQIDARLDPEATIWDPAAEPLLLGKPDLDRVRDERPESEDGPVGSGLRPYDPVVDVFGDTAVLRYWLRVAYAPGPDGTPLRPELLRNTAVLRKDPAAGRWLIVHLHEDVRQAGGAPETAV, translated from the coding sequence ATGCCCGAGTCCGCCGTGTCCGCCCGCCCCGCACTGGCCAGGCCGGGCGCGGCGCCCGGCGACGTGGCCGCCGTCTGGTCCGTCGTGACCGGCATGTACGAGGCGTACGCCACCGGGGACCGCGCCCAGATCGACGCCCGGCTCGACCCGGAGGCGACGATCTGGGACCCGGCCGCCGAGCCGCTGCTGCTCGGCAAGCCGGACCTGGACCGGGTGCGGGACGAGCGGCCCGAGTCCGAGGACGGGCCCGTGGGGAGCGGGCTTCGCCCGTACGACCCGGTCGTCGACGTCTTCGGTGACACAGCGGTCCTGCGCTACTGGCTGCGCGTCGCATACGCGCCCGGCCCGGACGGCACCCCGCTCCGTCCCGAGCTGCTGCGGAACACGGCCGTCCTGCGCAAGGACCCCGCGGCCGGCCGCTGGCTGATCGTGCATCTCCACGAGGACGTACGGCAGGCGGGCGGCGCGCCCGAGACCGCCGTTTAG
- a CDS encoding alpha/beta hydrolase, which yields MGLTSRALEYATVLAALGCVALTVWVWPRLARRGPAAVLGRLGVIGATQLTILTAFAVAVNTNFDFYGSWDELLGHVDKAPAEVTALGHGGIYTTVGAVRGGLVQPAGPQGLDRVTGIPHGPAAQVGRVESVKIVGRRSRAVNPAFVYLPPQYFQNQFHRQRFPVMVAISGYPGGIMNLAQYLQVPQTADRLLRADRMQPTVIVMVRPTIAPPRDTECVDVPGGPRAETFFTKDLPEALKRAYRVGHDPSAWGALGYSSGGTCALQLTLRHPGVYTSAAALSADYRIGDDLTTGSLFGSGPHAAQRQREHDLIWRLENLPVPRVSVLAASSRSGETDFSDTMRFLHAVKPPMTSAQIILPRGSHRFTTWQREIAPAMQWMSGQLTFPQDTTH from the coding sequence ATGGGCCTGACGAGCCGGGCACTCGAATACGCGACGGTGCTGGCCGCCCTGGGGTGTGTGGCGCTCACGGTCTGGGTGTGGCCACGGCTCGCCCGGCGAGGGCCCGCCGCCGTGCTCGGCCGACTCGGCGTGATCGGCGCGACCCAGCTCACGATCCTCACCGCGTTCGCCGTCGCCGTGAACACGAACTTCGACTTCTACGGCTCGTGGGACGAGCTGCTCGGCCATGTCGACAAGGCGCCCGCCGAGGTCACGGCGCTCGGCCACGGCGGCATCTACACCACGGTCGGCGCGGTGCGCGGCGGTCTGGTGCAGCCCGCCGGGCCGCAGGGCCTCGATCGGGTGACGGGGATTCCGCACGGGCCCGCGGCGCAGGTCGGCCGGGTCGAGTCGGTCAAGATCGTCGGACGGCGCAGCCGGGCAGTGAACCCGGCCTTCGTGTATCTGCCGCCGCAGTACTTCCAGAATCAGTTCCACCGCCAGCGCTTCCCCGTGATGGTCGCGATCAGCGGCTATCCGGGCGGCATCATGAACCTCGCCCAGTACCTCCAGGTCCCCCAGACCGCGGACCGGCTGCTGCGGGCGGACAGGATGCAGCCGACGGTGATCGTGATGGTGCGCCCGACGATCGCGCCGCCCCGTGACACGGAGTGCGTGGACGTGCCGGGCGGTCCGCGGGCCGAGACGTTCTTCACGAAGGACCTGCCTGAGGCGCTCAAGCGGGCGTACCGCGTGGGCCACGACCCGAGTGCGTGGGGCGCCCTCGGATACTCGTCGGGCGGCACGTGCGCACTCCAGCTCACCCTGCGCCACCCCGGTGTGTACACGTCGGCGGCCGCGCTGTCGGCGGACTACAGGATCGGCGACGACCTGACGACAGGCAGCCTCTTCGGCTCGGGTCCCCACGCCGCCCAGCGACAACGCGAGCACGACCTGATCTGGCGCCTGGAGAACCTGCCCGTGCCGCGCGTGTCCGTCCTCGCCGCCAGCAGCAGGTCGGGCGAGACGGACTTCAGCGACACGATGAGGTTCCTGCACGCGGTCAAGCCGCCCATGACGTCGGCCCAGATCATCCTGCCGCGCGGCAGCCACCGCTTCACGACATGGCAGCGGGAGATCGCGCCGGCCATGCAGTGGATGAGCGGCCAGCTGACGTTCCCGCAGGACACGACGCACTGA